A DNA window from Selenomonas sp. oral taxon 126 contains the following coding sequences:
- the gatB gene encoding Asp-tRNA(Asn)/Glu-tRNA(Gln) amidotransferase subunit GatB has protein sequence MKYETVIGLEIHCELKTKTKIFCGCATGFGADQNTHVCPVCLGLPGVLPVVNRQVVNYAIKAGLATNCTINGYSKFDRKNYYYPDLPKNFQTSQFDLPIAEHGWVDIDTEAGKKRIRLTRIHMEEDAGKLVHSGTTIKDSASSNVDYNRTGVPLLEIVSEPDMSSAEEARAYMEKIKTIMEYIDVSNCRMEEGNLRADINVSLRPVGSDVLGTRTEMKNINSFKALEDAINYEIERQTEVLEDGGHIIQETRTWDPERGITLSMRSKEEAHDYRYMPEPDLPPIVTSDEEIEAIRKELPELPDARRARLMDEAGLSAYDAGIITSSRAMAEYYDAVTATGADAKLTANWLMGDLAKNLNAEGKTIEESPVDAKRLGEMILLISKGTISSKIGKTVFKEMWTSPDAPEKIVKDKGLVQITDTKEIEDIVDQVIAANAKAVEDYKGGNKKAIGALVGQVMKQSKGKANPQMVNELLAKKLG, from the coding sequence ATGAAATACGAAACCGTCATCGGCCTTGAGATTCACTGCGAGCTCAAGACCAAGACCAAGATCTTCTGCGGCTGTGCCACGGGATTCGGCGCAGATCAGAATACGCATGTCTGTCCCGTCTGCCTCGGACTTCCCGGCGTCCTGCCTGTCGTCAACCGTCAGGTCGTCAACTATGCCATCAAGGCGGGGCTTGCAACGAACTGCACGATCAACGGATACAGCAAGTTTGACCGGAAGAATTACTACTATCCCGATCTGCCGAAGAATTTTCAGACCTCACAGTTCGACCTGCCGATTGCCGAACACGGCTGGGTGGATATCGACACGGAGGCGGGAAAGAAGCGCATCCGTCTGACGCGCATCCACATGGAGGAGGACGCGGGCAAGCTCGTGCACTCCGGTACGACAATCAAGGACTCCGCCTCGTCCAATGTAGACTACAACCGTACGGGCGTGCCCCTGCTCGAGATTGTCTCCGAGCCGGATATGTCCTCGGCGGAAGAGGCGCGCGCCTACATGGAGAAGATCAAGACGATCATGGAGTACATCGACGTCTCCAACTGCCGCATGGAGGAGGGCAACCTCCGCGCGGACATCAACGTCTCCCTGCGTCCCGTCGGCTCGGATGTGCTCGGCACGCGCACGGAGATGAAGAACATCAACTCTTTCAAGGCACTCGAGGATGCTATCAACTACGAGATCGAGCGCCAGACCGAGGTGCTCGAGGACGGCGGTCATATCATACAGGAGACCCGCACATGGGATCCCGAGCGCGGCATCACCCTCTCCATGCGCAGCAAGGAGGAGGCGCACGACTACCGCTATATGCCGGAGCCCGACCTGCCGCCCATTGTGACGAGCGATGAGGAGATTGAGGCGATCCGCAAGGAGCTGCCTGAGCTGCCCGATGCACGCCGCGCACGTCTGATGGACGAGGCAGGGCTGTCGGCATATGACGCCGGGATCATTACGAGTTCGCGCGCGATGGCAGAGTACTACGACGCCGTGACTGCAACGGGCGCTGACGCAAAACTCACAGCAAACTGGCTGATGGGCGATCTTGCGAAAAACCTCAACGCAGAGGGCAAGACCATCGAGGAATCTCCTGTCGATGCAAAGCGCCTCGGCGAGATGATCCTGCTCATATCGAAGGGCACAATCTCGTCGAAAATTGGCAAGACCGTGTTCAAGGAGATGTGGACATCGCCCGATGCGCCAGAAAAAATCGTGAAGGACAAGGGGCTTGTCCAGATCACAGATACAAAGGAAATCGAGGATATTGTCGATCAGGTCATCGCTGCAAACGCAAAGGCGGTCGAGGACTACAAGGGCGGCAATAAGAAGGCAATCGGCGCACTTGTCGGACAGGTCATGAAACAGTCCAAGGGCAAGGCGAACCCACAGATGGTCAACGAACTCTTGGCAAAAAAACTCGGCTGA